The following are encoded in a window of Heliangelus exortis chromosome 9, bHelExo1.hap1, whole genome shotgun sequence genomic DNA:
- the GNB4 gene encoding guanine nucleotide-binding protein subunit beta-4, whose product MSELEQLRQEAEQLRNQIRDARKACSDTTLAQITTSLDSVGRIQMRTRRTLRGHLAKIYAMHWGSDSRLLVSASQDGKLIIWDSYTTNKMHAIPLRSSWVMTCAYAPSGNYVACGGLDNICSIYNLKTREGNVRVSRELPGHTGYLSCCRFLDDNQIVTSSGDTTCALWDIETGQQTTTFTGHTGDVMSLSLSPDMRTFVSGACDASSKLWDIRDGMCRQSFTGHVSDINAVCFFPNGHAFATGSDDATCRLFDLRADQELMMYSHDNIICGITSVAFSKSGRLLLAGYDDFNCNVWDTLKGERAGVLAGHDNRVSCLGVTDDGMAVATGSWDSFLRIWN is encoded by the exons ATGAGTGAGCTGGAACAGTTAcggcaggaggcagagcagctgcGAAATCAAATCAGA GATGCAAGGAAAGCATGTAGTGACACAACTCTTGCTCAG atcaCAACAAGTCTGGACTCAGTGGGTCGAATTCAGATGCGGACAAGGCGTACGCTTAGAGGTCACTTAGCCAAAATCTATGCTATGCACTGGGGATCTGACTCAAG GCTACTAGTCAGTGCTTCTCAAGATGGAAAACTAATTATTTGGGATAGTTATACAACAAACAAG ATGCACGCCATTCCCTTGAGATCCTCCTGGGTGATGACTTGTGCATATGCACCATCTGGGAACTATGTTGCCTGTGGTGGGCTGGACAACATCTGCTCCATATACAACTTAAAAACCAGAGAGGGCAACGTGAGAGTGAGCCGAGAGCTGCCAGGGCATACAG gatacTTATCCTGTTGTCGCTTTCTAGATGACAACCAAATTGTCACTAGCTCAGGAGACACCACTTG CGCTTTGTGGGATATTGAAACTGGTCAACAGACCACCACATTCACTGGGCATACTGGAGATGTGATGAGTCTCTCCCTAAGTCCAGACATGAGGACTTTTGTTTCGGGTGCCTGTGATGCCTCCTCAAAGCTCTGGGACATTCGAGATGGAATGTGCAGGCAGTCCTTCACAGGGCATGTGTCAGATATTAATGCAGTTTGT TTTTTCCCTAATGGACATGCATTTGCCACCGGATCTGATGATGCCACCTGCCGACTCTTTGACCTCCGTGCAGATCAGGAGCTGATGATGTACTCCCACGACAACATCATCTGTGGGATCACTTCTGTGGCCTTCTCCAAAAGCGGTCGCCTCTTGCTAGCAGGTTATGATGACTTCAACTGCAACGTGTGGGATACTCTGAAAGGGGAGAGAGCAG GTGTCCTTGCTGGCCATGACAACCGTGTCAGCTGTTTAGGTGTTACTGATGACGGCATGGCTGTAGCTACAGGGTCTTGGGACAGTTTTCTCAGAATCTGGAATTAA